From the Hymenobacter yonginensis genome, one window contains:
- a CDS encoding efflux RND transporter periplasmic adaptor subunit, whose translation MKSFTSAFLLTLGLLTACGGEKDPQAELAKLKKEQAANQAKIAELEAKSGAKAEGAAAQTTPVSVIKVAPESFKSYLELQGRVDFDQNANVSARAAGTLTSLRVQRGDRVSKGQTLATVDASILDASIAELRTRMDLARVVYEKQSRLWKQEIGTEIQYLQAKNNYQALQRNLATLNQQRALYTVVAPFSGTVDDVLPKLGETVAPGAPVVKLISSSGTGKILADVSEAYASRIKAGDQALVTIPDLGGEELPATVRVVSSTINPTSRTFTTELRLSGSKAGQLRPNMVANVRIQNYARQSATVLPVDLVQKDEQNSYVLVVSDKGGKKVAAKRIIQTGQTYNGKVEVTGGLQAGDQVISAGYQTLNEGQLVTL comes from the coding sequence ATGAAATCGTTTACTTCTGCCTTTCTGCTGACCCTGGGGCTGCTGACCGCCTGCGGCGGCGAAAAAGATCCTCAGGCCGAACTGGCCAAGCTGAAAAAAGAGCAGGCTGCCAACCAGGCCAAAATTGCCGAGCTGGAAGCCAAGTCCGGTGCCAAGGCCGAAGGGGCCGCCGCTCAGACCACGCCCGTTTCGGTGATTAAAGTGGCCCCCGAGAGCTTCAAGAGCTACCTGGAGCTGCAGGGCCGCGTGGACTTCGACCAGAACGCCAACGTATCCGCCCGCGCCGCCGGCACCCTCACCAGCCTGCGCGTGCAGCGCGGCGACCGGGTGAGCAAGGGCCAGACCCTGGCCACCGTGGACGCCAGCATCCTCGACGCCAGCATTGCCGAGCTGCGCACCCGCATGGATTTGGCCCGCGTAGTGTACGAGAAGCAGAGCCGCCTCTGGAAGCAGGAAATCGGTACCGAAATCCAGTACCTGCAGGCCAAAAACAACTACCAGGCTCTGCAGCGCAACCTGGCTACGCTCAACCAGCAGCGTGCCCTCTACACCGTGGTGGCCCCGTTCTCGGGTACCGTGGATGACGTGCTGCCCAAGCTGGGCGAAACCGTAGCCCCCGGCGCGCCCGTGGTGAAGCTCATCAGCAGCAGCGGTACCGGCAAGATTCTGGCCGATGTATCGGAAGCCTACGCCTCCCGCATCAAAGCCGGCGACCAGGCCCTGGTAACCATTCCGGACCTGGGTGGCGAGGAGCTGCCCGCCACGGTGCGGGTAGTATCCAGCACCATCAACCCCACCAGCCGCACCTTCACCACGGAGCTGCGCCTGAGCGGCAGCAAGGCCGGGCAGCTGCGCCCCAACATGGTGGCCAACGTGCGCATCCAGAACTACGCCCGCCAGAGCGCCACGGTGCTGCCCGTGGACTTGGTGCAGAAAGACGAGCAGAACAGCTACGTGCTGGTGGTGAGCGACAAAGGCGGCAAGAAAGTGGCCGCCAAGCGCATCATCCAGACCGGCCAGACCTACAACGGCAAGGTGGAAGTAACCGGCGGCCTCCAGGCCGGCGACCAGGTGATTTCGGCCGGCTACCAGACCCTGAACGAAGGCCAGCTGGTGACGCTGTAG
- a CDS encoding efflux RND transporter permease subunit: MQDLEKEFGPTSWSINNKTSIYIITVLLCVAGIFAYIKLGKEKFPDIVIPRIIVATIYPGTSPADIENLVTRQLEKELKSVNGVKKINSTSNQDYCIVDIEFNSNVDVQYAKQLVKDAVDKAAPELPNDLPSPPTVKEINISEQPIMFVNLSGNLPAVQLKKYADDFQDKIEALPEITRVDIVGALDQQVNVDVDLNKLRASRLGFSDISNAIARENVTISGGSIDVGSQKRAVRVAGQYVRAEDIADIQVKNLNGAAVRLGDIATVQDGFKDRESYARLDGKPAITLNVVKRQGENLIDASDKIKALVAESEKTLPRELKVTITGDSSNDTRVTLHDLINTIVIGFLLVTAILLFFMGTTNAMFVGLSVPISMFLAFLIIPGFDFSLNMIVLFAFLLALGIVVDDAIVVIENTHRLLHEHPELSTEKAAKFAAGEVFVPVLAGTLTTVAPFVPLMFWPGIVGSFMYYLPVTLIITLMSSLVVAFIMNPVFAVSFMEREEHFEEDLHSKPKLTKGLKIAVGVLVVLGILFNVLALGATPEVGPDGETSGLIGHFVGNICLALAGFILLDKFVLVKMIAWFQTRALPKFQNGYASLVRWSINHPALVMISVVVLFLGSFVAIGMRGPKIDFFPKGDPKFIYTYLKMPVGTRVEITDSITKVLENRIYGVIGRQNPDVESVITNVAIGAGDPSDASSSSGTAMSNMGKVAVAFKELSDRTGPATGTYMDKIREVVKGIPGAEISVDQEASGPPQAKPIAIEVIGDDYPTLAKLSKKVTRYVDSLNIGGVEALRSNLEDRNPEIAVNIDRTRANREGISTGQIGLEVRTAIYGSEASKFKTSDDEYPVQVRYAKPYRNDVDAIINAPLTFRDATGAVRQVPISSIAQVTYGSTYGGIRRKDTKRVITISSNVLNGYTGPDVVANIRTALQSFPTPAGYTIKMGGAEEDQKETTDFLPLAGLGALALIFLILVTQFNSFSKPVIILSEVLFSIAGVFWGLAITGQNISIVMTGVGIIALAGIVVKNGILLVEFMDILRAQGMPLREAIVLAGRTRLNPVILTATAATLGLIPLAIGLNIDFYELFASGDAHFFIGGESVVFWGPLAWTIIFGLVFATGITLVVVPVMYLLSESLKLRLKGTPEPVADAEEVKAATPPIFVEQEA; the protein is encoded by the coding sequence ATGCAGGATCTAGAGAAAGAGTTTGGGCCGACCAGTTGGTCGATTAATAACAAAACCAGCATCTACATCATCACGGTGCTGCTGTGCGTGGCGGGGATTTTTGCCTACATCAAGCTGGGCAAGGAGAAATTCCCCGACATCGTGATTCCGCGGATTATCGTGGCCACTATTTACCCCGGTACTTCGCCGGCGGATATCGAAAACCTGGTGACGCGCCAGCTCGAAAAGGAGCTGAAAAGCGTGAACGGGGTGAAGAAAATCAACTCCACTTCCAACCAGGACTACTGTATCGTCGACATCGAGTTCAACTCGAACGTGGACGTGCAGTACGCCAAGCAGCTGGTGAAGGACGCCGTGGACAAGGCCGCGCCCGAGCTGCCCAACGATTTGCCCTCGCCGCCTACGGTGAAGGAAATCAACATCTCGGAGCAGCCCATCATGTTTGTGAACCTGAGCGGCAACCTGCCCGCCGTGCAGCTCAAAAAGTACGCCGACGACTTCCAGGATAAGATTGAGGCCCTGCCCGAAATCACCCGCGTGGACATCGTAGGCGCCCTCGACCAGCAGGTGAACGTGGACGTGGACCTGAACAAGCTGCGGGCCTCGCGCCTGGGCTTCTCCGACATCAGCAACGCCATTGCCCGCGAAAACGTGACCATTTCGGGTGGCTCCATTGATGTGGGCTCCCAGAAGCGGGCCGTGCGCGTGGCCGGCCAGTACGTGCGCGCCGAAGACATTGCCGACATCCAGGTGAAGAACCTCAACGGCGCGGCCGTGCGCCTCGGCGACATTGCCACCGTGCAGGACGGCTTCAAGGACCGGGAATCCTACGCCCGCCTCGATGGCAAGCCCGCCATTACCCTGAACGTGGTGAAGCGCCAGGGCGAAAACCTGATTGATGCCTCCGACAAAATCAAGGCGCTGGTAGCTGAGTCCGAGAAAACGCTGCCCCGGGAGCTGAAGGTGACCATCACCGGGGACAGCTCCAACGACACCCGCGTAACCCTCCACGACCTGATCAACACCATCGTTATCGGCTTCCTGCTGGTAACGGCCATCCTGCTGTTCTTCATGGGCACCACCAACGCCATGTTCGTGGGCCTTTCGGTGCCGATTTCGATGTTCCTGGCCTTCCTGATTATTCCGGGCTTCGATTTCTCGCTGAACATGATTGTGCTCTTCGCCTTCCTGCTGGCCCTAGGCATTGTGGTGGACGACGCCATTGTGGTAATCGAAAACACCCACCGCCTGCTGCACGAGCACCCCGAGCTGAGCACCGAAAAGGCCGCCAAATTCGCGGCTGGCGAGGTATTCGTGCCCGTACTGGCCGGTACGCTCACCACGGTGGCGCCCTTCGTGCCGCTGATGTTCTGGCCCGGCATTGTGGGCTCGTTCATGTACTACCTGCCCGTCACGCTCATCATCACCCTGATGTCGTCGTTGGTGGTGGCCTTCATCATGAACCCGGTGTTTGCCGTGAGCTTCATGGAGCGCGAGGAGCACTTCGAGGAAGACCTGCACAGCAAACCCAAGCTCACCAAAGGCCTCAAAATTGCCGTGGGCGTGCTGGTGGTGCTGGGCATCCTGTTCAACGTGCTGGCCCTGGGCGCGACGCCCGAGGTAGGCCCCGACGGCGAAACCAGCGGCCTGATTGGGCACTTCGTGGGCAACATCTGCCTGGCCCTGGCCGGCTTCATCCTGCTCGACAAGTTTGTGCTGGTGAAGATGATTGCCTGGTTCCAGACCCGCGCGCTGCCCAAGTTCCAGAACGGCTACGCCAGCCTGGTGCGCTGGTCCATCAACCACCCGGCTTTGGTGATGATCAGCGTAGTGGTGCTGTTCCTGGGCTCGTTTGTGGCCATCGGCATGCGCGGCCCGAAGATTGACTTCTTCCCCAAAGGCGACCCGAAATTCATCTATACCTACCTGAAAATGCCGGTGGGTACCCGCGTGGAAATCACCGACTCCATCACCAAAGTGCTGGAAAACCGCATCTACGGCGTCATTGGCCGCCAAAACCCCGACGTGGAATCGGTGATTACCAACGTGGCCATCGGTGCCGGCGACCCGAGCGACGCCTCGTCGTCGAGCGGCACGGCTATGTCGAACATGGGCAAGGTGGCTGTGGCTTTCAAGGAACTAAGCGACCGGACCGGCCCCGCCACCGGCACCTACATGGATAAAATCCGGGAGGTAGTGAAAGGCATTCCCGGCGCCGAAATTTCGGTGGACCAGGAAGCCAGCGGTCCGCCCCAGGCCAAGCCCATTGCCATTGAGGTGATTGGCGACGACTATCCCACGCTGGCCAAGCTCAGCAAAAAGGTAACCCGCTACGTCGATTCGCTCAACATTGGCGGCGTGGAAGCCCTGCGCTCCAACCTGGAGGACCGCAACCCCGAAATTGCCGTGAACATTGACCGGACCCGTGCCAACCGGGAAGGCATCAGCACCGGCCAGATCGGTCTGGAAGTGCGCACGGCCATCTACGGCTCGGAAGCCAGCAAATTCAAGACCTCCGACGACGAGTATCCCGTGCAGGTGCGCTACGCCAAGCCCTATCGCAACGACGTGGACGCCATCATCAACGCTCCACTCACGTTCCGCGACGCTACCGGTGCGGTGCGGCAGGTGCCCATTTCGTCCATTGCCCAGGTAACCTACGGCAGCACCTACGGCGGTATCCGGCGCAAAGACACCAAGCGCGTCATCACCATCAGCTCCAACGTGCTCAACGGCTACACTGGTCCTGATGTAGTGGCTAATATCCGCACCGCGCTCCAGTCGTTCCCCACGCCGGCCGGCTACACCATCAAGATGGGCGGGGCTGAGGAAGACCAGAAGGAAACCACCGACTTCCTGCCCCTGGCCGGCCTCGGGGCCCTGGCTCTCATCTTCCTGATTCTGGTAACGCAGTTCAACTCGTTCAGCAAGCCGGTTATCATCCTCTCCGAAGTGCTGTTCTCCATTGCCGGCGTGTTCTGGGGCCTGGCCATCACGGGCCAGAACATCTCCATTGTGATGACGGGTGTGGGTATCATCGCCTTGGCCGGTATTGTGGTGAAAAACGGGATTCTGCTGGTCGAGTTCATGGACATCCTGCGGGCGCAGGGTATGCCGCTGCGCGAAGCCATTGTGCTGGCCGGCCGCACCCGCCTCAACCCGGTAATCCTGACGGCCACGGCCGCCACCCTGGGCCTGATTCCGCTGGCCATTGGTCTCAACATCGACTTCTACGAGCTGTTTGCCAGCGGCGACGCCCACTTCTTCATCGGCGGCGAGTCGGTGGTGTTCTGGGGCCCGCTGGCCTGGACCATCATCTTCGGGCTGGTGTTTGCTACCGGCATCACGCTGGTAGTAGTGCCCGTGATGTACCTGCTGAGCGAAAGCCTGAAGCTGCGCCTGAAAGGTACTCCTGAACCCGTAGCCGACGCCGAAGAGGTGAAGGCCGCCACCCCGCCCATTTTTGTAGAGCAGGAGGCATAG
- a CDS encoding acyl carrier protein, translating to MITSTTSAAKSIQQQVLRIISKRKAIKARRLRIGSNLSRELGFDTVDVVDIILELERNFHITIPDEVPLATVGDFVSYVASHAKAA from the coding sequence ATGATCACCTCAACGACCTCCGCCGCCAAGTCCATTCAGCAGCAGGTGCTGCGCATCATCAGCAAGCGCAAGGCCATCAAGGCCCGGCGCCTGCGTATCGGCAGCAACCTCAGCCGCGAGCTGGGCTTCGATACCGTCGACGTGGTCGACATCATCCTGGAGCTGGAGCGCAACTTCCACATCACCATTCCCGACGAAGTGCCCCTGGCCACCGTCGGCGACTTCGTGAGCTACGTGGCGTCACACGCCAAAGCCGCCTAG